A section of the Drosophila sechellia strain sech25 chromosome 3L, ASM438219v1, whole genome shotgun sequence genome encodes:
- the LOC6610492 gene encoding uncharacterized protein LOC6610492 isoform X17, with product MCLSLRKLCQACRGRKSVDDSSPSANNSQQQQQHSIPGSATGSPQRVANKRSSITVNMPAAGLGQRPPSIISTTSQEEGGFNESMPELKAKLQPAYDQTEEQPHSLNYVDVGYRLNPDGSESREVYGSEAELYDTAKETDMQRKFHGANGFGQESSTVYAIIKTDVQESQPVAPSRGVLIQSPNSSSVEGSPLHRGSYSSPPVGVVSPIRRRNSSNQDQSMGGGGSAKSTPQCSPARSALVKGIAPIASIDAHEEEELDLVEEDEHLAVEYVEVLELQQDEEEEEAPVLPERRAPAQGSLELQDLEYADTSAGEDEEDIINHLKDGDVLDVELIDDVVDEVIKVHVNHSVATAPPIQAATPAAAIPREDSLPDDMTAAEAERLLSSSILENKIRQQSLLSDEQAKEVEQILNAAPSVGVAVATVVATATSPTSIKNLIEDLPGQSAGATSSAIGEQDIQIAAVPAIVEEDEDEEEEFPENDEEDHARADFDANCGDSDGDSDDVEAVDIVGYGHASTALNATFVKADSTETETTTPSTATTATTRHDDDEPEWLRDVLEAPKRSLENLLITSATSSRGPGQREELENGYDLKEKHSDLNQTYVTGGESLHESIVSVESTQSDATLNQTTTIDDSIISSKHNSTYSLADAEQATSSTVLSTGVTELDDSQYYIPEYPPVRSKEVLVEAGVHYFEDGNFWMEVPGLLDFDDDDCSYPPITVRKNPKVRFSSGPIHVYSTFSVNDYDRRNEDVDPVAASAEYELEKRVEKMHVFPVELMKGPEGLGLSIIGMGVGADAGLEKLGIFVKTITDNGAAARDGRIQVNDQIIEVDGKSLVGVTQAYAASVLRNTSGLVKFQIGRERDPENSEVAQLIRLSLQADREKEERLKRYFSQQEEYLRRTLDYSEDSTQPVSANSSVCEGPSSPVQVEHPMEVEATHSQEVESLKRLLQESEMGCLVKEEIIQNLKRKLVKLETTGNENELLSERLRQSERELGNIRKEAANLQNMLQQSQGQYMALDKKYNKAKRLVREYQQRELDMCHREEFYQQLLQEKDTEYNALVKKLKDRVINLEHELQETQRKAGFPVGLPYDSATLKLTPQMMRKTPPKPLFHKLETELSDTEISDLSPDGDGVKTATVERKVPVKDELDAAVPQHELLDNSVNKTKIDLASRGGLANRQLPSANGNSSTSNGAAVDLGQLSNGNLLKRSRSNSRSSDCTLDDTDEEEEREGSALNLAGAPVAHETISLSNGNSHLLANVNNLLQHHPPAMATVVATPSNGHLGTTTPILLNSTSSASSSSSNQSTAREAQINQLYAQVHKDPSKQQHQQQQQQQAQAVTTSIPSIFKNALGSPADNGLNDFHRGSMTTFGTGPATSSNRDLNSSYDSILGSNDKLADNDPAESWMYPSRRRVAPNGSKVPLPGSSFTDQLNQALSDRERRLGDGSSRHSSDDYTEINKSQSAAAINCKTLINEIRQAVNEAQPKVKQVVPQSLSPPGTVPWQQQHHQQIQQQPSAHTTGPPSPTSMSSGCSSPGYSPSRTLDLSGSSSSFSDRKAMAAGYTYKGGPVHEWTKDQVGHWLMGIELERYIPVFKENNVEGGALLTLDSKDFKTLGVCGDDKHRLKKRLKDLKANIEKERKDMERERREREKAIRKAEKKAAKKK from the exons ATGTGTCTCAGTTTGCGAAAACTTTGTCAAGCCTGTCGAG GTCGCAAATCTGTGGACGATTCTTCGCCATCGGCCAACAACtcccaacagcagcagcaacattccATTCCGGGCTCCGCCACCGGATCTCCACAGCGAGTGGCCAACAAGCGCAGCAGCATCACGGTGAACATGCCAGCCGCCGGTCTTGGCCAGCGTCCCCCGAGCATTATATCGACGACCAGCCAGGAGGAGGGTGGCTTCAATGAGTCCATGCCCGAGCTGAAGGCCAAGCTGCAGCCCGCCTACGACCAGACGGAGGAGCAGCCGCACAGCCTGAACTACGTGGACGTGGGCTATCGCCTGAATCCTGACGGAAGCGAAAGTCGCGAGGTTTACGGATCGGAGGCTGAACTATACGACACGGCCAAGGAGACCGATATGCAGCGCAAGTTCCACGGAGCCAATGGTTTCGGCCAGGAATCGAGCACGGTCTACGCCATTATCAAGACGGATGTGCAGGAGTCCCAGCCAGTGGCTCCCTCAAGAGGCGTTCTCATCCAGTCGCCCAATTCTTCCAGCGTGGAGGGATCTCCCCTGCATCGCGGGTCGTATAGTTCCCCACCCGTGGGAGTGGTTTCACCTATAAGGcggcgcaacagcagcaatcaGGATCAGAGTATGGGTGGTGGAGGCAGTGCCAAGTCCACGCCCCAATGTTCTCCCGCCCGTTCGGCCTTGGTGAAGGGCATTGCCCCCATTGCTTCCATCGATGCGCACGAAGAGGAGGAACTAGATCTCGTAGAGGAGGACGAGCACCTCGCCGTTGAGTATGTGGAGGTGCTGGAACTCCAGCAGGACGAAGAGGAGGAAGAGGCTCCGGTCCTTCCCGAGCGACGAGCTCCGGCTCAAGGCTCCCTGGAGCTTCAAGACTTAGAGTATGCCGATACCAGCGCTggcgaggatgaggaggacATCATAAACCATCTAAAGGACGGCGATGTATTGGATGTGGAACTAATCGACGATGTCGTGGATGAAGTGATCAAGGTTCATGTGAATCACAGTGTGGCCACTGCTCCTCCGATTCAAGCTGCTACTCCAGCTGCGGCGATTCCACGGGAGGATAGCCTGCCGGATGACATGACCGCCGCCGAGGCCGAAAGATTGTTGAGCTCTAG CATTTTGGAAAACAAAATCAG ACAACAGTCGCTGCTGTCGGACGAACAGGCCAAGGAAGTCGAGCAAATACTCAACGCCGCCCCcagcgtgggcgtggcagttgcTACCGTTGTTGCCACAGCAACATCGCCGACCAGCATCAAGAATCTCATTGAGGATTTGCCCGGGCAATCGGCAGGCGCCACCAGCTCTGCCATCGGGGAGCAGGACATTCAAATCGCAGCTGTCCCAGCGATTgtcgaggaggacgaggacgaaGAGGAGGAGTTCCCGGAGAACGACGAGGAGGACCACGCCAGGGCCGATTTTGATGCTAACTGCGGTGACTCTGACGGCGATTCCGATGACGTTGAAGCCGTGGACATTGTGGGCTATGGCCATGCATCCACAGCTCTGAATGCCACCTTCGTCAAGGCCGACAGCACAGAGACAGAGACCACCACTCCTTCGACGGCCACCACAGCCACCACTCGCCACGACGACGACGAGCCCGAGTGGCTAAGGGATGTCCTAGAG GCACCCAAGCGCAGCCTAGAGAACTTGCTAATCACCTCCGCCACTTCGTCCAGAGGACCTGGTCAGCGTGAAGAGCTTGAAAACGGCTACGATCTAAAAGAGAAACATTCCGATCTCAATCAAACTTATGTGACTGGTGGGGAATCATTGCACGAGTCGATAGTTTCCGTGGAGTCCACGCAATCGGATGCCACACTCAATCAGACTACGACCATCGACGACAGTATCATCTCCAGCAAGCACAATTCCACCTACTCCCTGGCAGATGCCGAACAGGCCACCAGCTCTACGGTTTTGAGCACTGGGGTTACCGAACTCGACGACAGTCAGTACTACATCCCAGAATATCCGCCAGTGAGGAGCAAGGAGGTTCTTGTAGAGGCCGGAGTCCACTACTTCGAAGATGGCAACTTCTGGATGGAAGTGCCTG GTCTCTTAGACTTTGACGACGACGACTGTTCTTATCCGCCCATCACTGTACGCAAGAATCCCAAGGTTCGCTTTAGTTCCGGACCCATCCACGTGTACTCGACTTTCTCCGTAAACGACTACGATCGCCGGAATGAAGATGTTGATCCGGTGGCCGCTTCGGCGGAATACGAGCTCGAAAAGCGTGTGGAGAAGATGCACGTCTTCCCCGTGGAATTGATGAAGGGTCCTGAGGGTCTGGGTCTCAGTATAATTGGCATGGGCGTTGGCGCCGATGCAGGCTTAGAGAAACTAGGAATCTTTGTGAAAACCATTACCGATAACGGTGCAGCAGCCAGAGACGGTCGCATTCAG GTCAACGATCAGATAATTGAGGTGGACGGCAAGAGTCTCGTGGGCGTTACACAGGCATATGCAGCATCAGTTCTGCGTAATACTTCCGGTCTAGTCAAATTCCAAATCGGACGCGAGCGCGATCCTGAAAACTCTGAGGTAGCCCAGCTCATACGACTGAGTTTGCAGGCTGATCGCGAAAAAGAGGAGCGCTTGAAGCG ttATTTCAGTCAACAAGAGGAGTACCTGCGCCGCACTCTCGACTATTCCGAGGACTCCACTCAGCCGGTTTCGGCCAACTCGAGTGTCTGCGAGGGACCCTCGAGTCCCGTCCAAGTGGAACATCCGATGGAGGTGGAGGCTACCCACTCGCAGGAGGTAGAGTCGCTCAAGCGGCTTCTACAGGAG AGCGAAATGGGTTGCCTTGTTAAAGAGGAGATTATTCAAAATCTTAAACGAAAG CTGGTCAAGCTCGAGACGACGGGAAATGAGAACGAACTGCTGAGCGAGCGACTGCGGCAAAGCGAGCGGGAGCTGGGCAACATCCGGAAGGAGGCGGCCAATCTGCAGAACATGCTCCAGCAGTCGCAGGGTCAGTACATGGCGCTGGACAAGAAGTACAATAAGGCCAAGCGGCTGGTCAGGGAGTACCAGCAGCGGGAGCTGGACATGTGCCATCGCGAGGAGTTCTACCAGCAGCTGCTCCAGGAGAAGGACACCGAGTACAATGCGCTGGTGAAGAAGCTGAAGGATCGTGTGATTAATCTGGAGCACGAGCTGCAGGAGACGCAGCGCAAGGCCGGTTTCCCAGTGGGCCTGCCCTACGATAGTGCCACTCTGAAGCTGACGCCCCAGATGATGCGTAAGACTCCGCCAAAGCCCCTCTTCCACAAGCTCGAGACGGAGCTGTCGGATACGGAAATATCCGATCTCTCACCCGACGGCGATGGCGTTAAGACAGCCACTGTGGAGCGCAAGGTTCCGGTCAAGGACGAACTGGATGCGGCAGTGCCGCAGCACGAGCTGCTGGATAACTCGGTTAACAAGACCAAAATCGATCTGG CCTCCCGTGGTGGTTTAGCCAACCGCCAGTTGCCCTCAGCAAATGGAAACAGTAGCACATCGAATGGAGCCGCTGTCGATCTTGGCCAGCTTTCGAATGGGAATCTGCTCAAGCGCAGCCGGAGCAACAGTCGCAGCTCGGACTGCACGCTGGATGACacggatgaggaggaggagcgaGAGGGATCGGCATTGAACCTGGCAGGGGCTCCTGTCGCCCATGAAACCATCAGCCTCTCCAATGGCAACTCGCACCTGCTGGCCAACGTGAATAATCTGCTGCAGCACCATCCGCCAGCAATGGCCACTGTGGTCGCCACTCCCTCGAATGGCCACCTGGGCACCACCACGCCCATTCTGTTGAactccacctcctccgcctcgTCTAGTTCGTCCAACCAGTCGACGGCACGTGAGGCACAGATCAACCAGCTGTATGCCCAGGTGCACAAGGATCCCAGcaagcagcaacatcagcagcaacaacagcagcaggctcAGGCCGTGACCACCAGTATTCCAAGCATTTTCAAGAACGCTTTGGGTTCTCCGGCGGACAACGGGCTCAACGACTTTCATCGCGGCAGCATGACCACCTTTGGAACGGGTCCAGCCACCAGCAGCAATCGTGATCTCAACAGCTCGTACGACTCCATCCTGGGCTCCAACGATAAGCTAGCGGATAACGATCCTGCAGAGAGTTGGATGTATCCCAGCAGGAGACGAGTGGCACCAAATGGCAGCAAAGTCCCACTACCAGGATCCAGTTTTACTGATCAACTCAACCAGGCGCTGTCCGATCGAGAGAG GCGACTCGGCGATGGATCCTCGCGACATTCCAGCGACGATTACACGGAGATTAACAAGAGCCAGAGCGCCGCGGCCATCAACTGCAAGACGCTGATCAACGAGATCCGCCAGGCGGTGAACGAAGCACAGCCCAAAG TTAAACAAGTCGTTCCACAATCACTCTCCCCGCCCGGCACAGTGCcctggcagcagcagcaccaccagcaaaTCCAGCAGCAGCCGTCCGCCCACACCACCGGTCCTCCGTCGCCCACCAGCATGTCCTCGGGCTGCTCCTCGCCCGGATACTCCCCCAGCCGGACCCTGGACCTGTCCGGTTCCAGCTCTAGTTTCTCCGATCGCAAGGCGATGGCAGCTGGGTACACCTACAAGGGTGGCCCCGTTCACGAATGGACCAAGGATCAG GTGGGACACTGGCTGATGGGCATCGAGCTGGAGCGTTACATCCCCGTCTTCAAGGAGAACAACGTGGAGGGCGGAGCTCTTCTTACCCTAGACTCAAAGGACTTCAAAACCTTGGGTGTCTGTGGCGACGACAAGCATCGGCTGAAGAAGCGTCTTAAGGACCTGAAGGCCAACATCGAGAAGGAGCGCAAGGACATGGAGAGGGAGCGAAGGGAGCGCGAGAAGGCCATACGCAAGGCCGAGAAGAAGGCGGCCAAAAAGAAGTAG